In the Candidatus Kaelpia imicola genome, one interval contains:
- a CDS encoding cold shock domain-containing protein, translating into GFITPEEGKDVFVHHSAIQGSGYASLDEGQPVEFEIEDGAKGQRAINVVKI; encoded by the coding sequence GGATTTATTACTCCCGAAGAAGGCAAAGATGTATTCGTACATCATAGTGCAATCCAGGGCTCAGGCTATGCTTCACTTGATGAAGGGCAGCCTGTTGAGTTTGAAATTGAAGACGGTGCAAAAGGTCAGCGCGCTATCAATGTAGTAAAAATATAA
- a CDS encoding methyltransferase domain-containing protein yields MSVFDRYYKKYDNWYDKNKSAYLSELKAVRKVLPKSGKGLEIGVGTGQFAHALGVTIGIDPSRNMLKIAEERGVDVRLGYGEYLPFEDSHFDYVTIIISLCFVKDPKRVLEEVKRVLKDNGKIIIGILDKNSFLGKFYQKKKSLFYKKASFFSTKDVTDLLDIVGFNKFDCYQTIFDLPDKIRSIEEPQKGFNRGGFVVVSAEKI; encoded by the coding sequence ATGAGTGTTTTTGACCGTTATTATAAAAAGTATGATAATTGGTATGATAAAAATAAATCTGCTTATTTATCAGAATTAAAAGCTGTTAGAAAAGTTTTACCTAAAAGTGGTAAGGGTTTAGAAATTGGTGTGGGTACAGGGCAGTTTGCTCATGCCTTAGGTGTTACAATCGGGATTGACCCCTCAAGAAATATGCTTAAGATTGCCGAAGAGAGAGGAGTAGATGTAAGGTTAGGATATGGAGAGTATTTACCGTTTGAAGATAGCCATTTTGATTATGTGACCATCATTATTTCTCTATGTTTTGTTAAAGATCCAAAAAGAGTTTTAGAAGAAGTTAAAAGAGTTTTAAAAGATAATGGTAAGATTATTATTGGTATTCTTGATAAGAATAGTTTTTTAGGCAAATTTTATCAGAAGAAGAAAAGTCTATTTTATAAAAAGGCAAGCTTCTTTAGCACAAAAGATGTAACTGATTTACTTGATATCGTAGGGTTTAATAAGTTTGATTGCTATCAAACAATATTTGATTTGCCAGATAAGATAAGATCGATAGAAGAACCACAAAAAGGATTTAACAGAGGCGGTTTTGTAGTGGTATCAGCAGAAAAAATATAG
- a CDS encoding J domain-containing protein — translation MANFKQINQARRILGLGEIVTLEEIKSKYRELALKYHPDRCKGKKKKECEEIFKKITHANDILMSYCSGYKYSLKEKDVKTNTVNKEFYEHLKRFYDGWWGNLDL, via the coding sequence ATGGCAAACTTTAAACAGATTAATCAGGCGAGAAGGATATTGGGTTTAGGTGAAATAGTGACTTTAGAAGAAATCAAAAGTAAATACAGAGAATTAGCTTTAAAGTATCATCCTGACAGATGCAAAGGCAAGAAGAAGAAAGAGTGTGAGGAGATATTTAAAAAGATAACTCATGCCAATGATATTTTGATGAGCTATTGTTCGGGTTACAAATATTCTTTAAAAGAAAAAGACGTAAAGACGAATACCGTAAATAAGGAATTCTATGAGCATCTAAAGAGATTTTATGACGGCTGGTGGGGAAATTTGGATTTGTAA
- a CDS encoding MTH1187 family thiamine-binding protein — MPIMEISIVPLGTKTTSVSKYVAEAIKVLKKQKGVKYRLTSMGTIIKTSSLAQLLEIAGKMHNAVLSNNIKRVVTTIKIDERKDKKLTLEGKVKSVQKKLKI; from the coding sequence ATGCCAATTATGGAAATTAGCATTGTGCCTTTGGGTACAAAAACCACATCGGTTAGCAAATATGTAGCAGAAGCAATAAAAGTACTGAAAAAACAAAAGGGAGTAAAGTATCGACTTACTTCCATGGGTACAATAATAAAAACAAGCTCACTTGCGCAGCTATTAGAAATTGCAGGCAAGATGCATAATGCAGTATTAAGTAATAATATAAAGAGAGTAGTGACGACAATCAAGATAGATGAGAGAAAAGATAAAAAATTAACGCTGGAAGGTAAAGTAAAATCGGTACAGAAGAAATTAAAGATTTAA
- a CDS encoding OsmC family protein, with translation MGNIKQRSKKFIYRTTVSWIKEKRGLLYSSSKPTFEIATPPEFKGHEGMWTPEDLFVASVNSCIMTTFLYYAEKERLEFLNYESEAEGILEKLGNQFMFSEINIRPKIVVVSSNQIKEAEELLYYAEKNCLISNSIKSKIKVIPDIIEFKGES, from the coding sequence ATGGGAAACATAAAACAGAGGAGTAAAAAATTTATTTATAGGACAACTGTATCCTGGATTAAAGAAAAGAGAGGGCTTCTTTACTCATCGAGTAAACCAACATTTGAAATTGCTACACCTCCAGAGTTCAAGGGACATGAGGGCATGTGGACGCCGGAGGATTTATTTGTTGCTTCAGTTAATTCCTGTATTATGACTACTTTTTTATATTATGCTGAAAAAGAAAGGCTAGAGTTTCTAAATTATGAGAGCGAGGCAGAGGGTATTTTAGAAAAATTAGGAAACCAATTTATGTTTTCTGAAATTAACATTAGACCAAAGATTGTGGTTGTTTCGAGTAATCAAATCAAAGAGGCAGAAGAACTTCTATATTATGCTGAGAAGAACTGTTTGATATCTAATTCTATAAAATCCAAAATTAAAGTTATCCCTGATATAATAGAGTTTAAAGGAGAAAGCTAA
- a CDS encoding zinc ribbon domain-containing protein → MPIYTYLCKECGEKFDLLVGVISKKVELKCKKCSSKKIEKIFSAFSVGSYSSKSDSFGGSCPTGTCNL, encoded by the coding sequence ATGCCTATTTATACTTATCTTTGTAAAGAGTGCGGTGAAAAATTTGATTTATTGGTAGGAGTAATCTCTAAAAAAGTAGAACTTAAATGTAAAAAATGCAGCAGTAAAAAAATTGAGAAGATATTTAGTGCATTCAGCGTGGGTAGTTATAGCAGCAAATCAGATTCTTTTGGCGGGAGTTGCCCCACGGGAACCTGCAATCTTTAG
- a CDS encoding thioredoxin domain-containing protein yields MKSEKYQGRLKVCKVDVDQAFTAASNYKIMSIPALAVFKNGEVVDRVAGVLPKAGLEVLIKTHI; encoded by the coding sequence TTGAAATCGGAGAAATATCAGGGAAGATTAAAGGTATGTAAAGTAGATGTAGATCAGGCTTTCACTGCAGCATCAAATTATAAAATAATGAGCATACCGGCACTGGCGGTTTTTAAGAATGGTGAAGTCGTAGATAGAGTTGCAGGAGTGCTCCCTAAGGCGGGATTGGAAGTATTAATTAAAACGCATATTTAA
- a CDS encoding MBL fold metallo-hydrolase, with translation MKTEIFFNNNVINKKFSAGWGFSCLVNSCILFDTGESGKYLFNNIKIMRADISRVEAVVISHDHWDHTGGLWELLKKRKELKVYACPGFSREFKEKVKKLQGKLVEADKFTKIEKNIFITGEISGSYDGQYMPEQALIVKTENGISVITGCAHPGVVKMVEKVKEEFPKEQLYFVFGGFHLMDKDKRAVEVVVERFKEMNVKKVGPTHCSGRKAENIFEDRYGSGFVSIKAGQVFEI, from the coding sequence ATGAAAACCGAGATATTTTTTAATAACAATGTAATAAATAAGAAGTTTTCAGCAGGATGGGGATTCTCTTGTTTAGTTAACAGCTGCATTCTGTTCGATACCGGAGAAAGCGGGAAGTATTTGTTTAATAATATTAAAATCATGAGGGCTGATATTTCACGTGTAGAAGCAGTTGTTATTTCCCATGATCACTGGGATCATACCGGAGGGTTATGGGAATTGCTTAAAAAAAGAAAAGAACTTAAAGTTTATGCCTGTCCTGGTTTTAGCAGAGAATTTAAGGAAAAAGTTAAAAAGCTGCAGGGAAAACTTGTAGAGGCAGATAAATTTACCAAAATTGAAAAAAATATTTTTATTACCGGAGAAATCTCTGGTTCATATGACGGTCAATATATGCCAGAGCAAGCGCTTATTGTAAAAACAGAAAACGGTATTTCTGTGATAACAGGATGTGCTCATCCCGGAGTTGTGAAAATGGTAGAAAAGGTTAAAGAAGAATTTCCTAAGGAGCAGCTTTACTTTGTTTTCGGTGGATTTCATCTAATGGATAAGGATAAAAGGGCCGTAGAAGTTGTAGTGGAAAGATTTAAGGAGATGAACGTTAAAAAAGTCGGCCCTACTCATTGCAGTGGTAGGAAAGCAGAGAATATTTTTGAAGATAGATATGGCAGTGGTTTTGTTTCGATAAAAGCAGGGCAGGTATTTGAAATTTAA
- a CDS encoding uracil-DNA glycosylase, whose translation MINLNSLNEILETVGTCEKCGLYKFRDKVVFAEGEKNAKVMLIGLSPGERENSTGKLFIGPAGDFLNELLQSAKLNRGAFYITNIIKCHASTYAIGQKEVDACVIYLDKQIEIIKPEVIIPLDSIAAQYILKKYDLPNKRISEIHGQLLRVSIGDLFDTGRNIKIIPMFHPAAALRTPGLLELVKKDWQNLNFKEK comes from the coding sequence ATGATTAATTTAAATAGTTTAAATGAAATTTTAGAAACGGTAGGAACTTGTGAAAAATGCGGACTCTATAAATTTAGAGATAAAGTTGTATTTGCAGAAGGGGAAAAGAATGCTAAAGTTATGCTAATCGGTTTATCTCCCGGAGAGAGAGAAAATTCAACAGGGAAATTGTTTATTGGACCAGCAGGTGATTTTTTAAATGAGCTTTTGCAATCAGCTAAATTAAACAGAGGTGCTTTTTATATAACTAATATTATAAAATGCCATGCTTCTACTTATGCAATAGGGCAGAAGGAAGTAGATGCCTGTGTTATCTATCTTGATAAGCAGATAGAAATAATAAAACCAGAAGTGATCATTCCTTTAGATTCTATAGCAGCACAATATATTTTAAAGAAGTATGATTTGCCTAATAAAAGGATTTCAGAGATTCATGGGCAGCTTCTCCGTGTTTCTATTGGAGATTTATTTGATACAGGCAGAAATATAAAAATAATTCCAATGTTTCACCCTGCTGCGGCGTTAAGAACACCCGGGTTATTAGAATTAGTGAAGAAAGACTGGCAAAATTTGAATTTTAAAGAAAAATAA
- a CDS encoding NUDIX hydrolase, which translates to MEALFKFCPLCNYSLRRVQIDGRKRLICQECGWINYKNPLPVTACVAVNREGKVLIAKRNLEPGMNKWALPGGFIELNETPQDACLRELKEETGIKGKITGLIGVYVQKTKEYGNLIVLGYKVRTFNESIIISNEVKEAKFINWENLPQIPFLTHRKMIAEVFENR; encoded by the coding sequence ATGGAAGCTCTGTTTAAATTTTGTCCTTTATGCAACTATTCTTTGCGCAGAGTTCAAATAGACGGCCGAAAAAGATTGATTTGTCAGGAATGCGGTTGGATAAATTATAAAAATCCGCTGCCTGTCACAGCCTGTGTAGCAGTGAATAGAGAAGGCAAGGTACTTATAGCTAAGAGAAATCTTGAACCTGGTATGAATAAATGGGCGTTACCGGGAGGTTTTATTGAATTGAATGAAACTCCCCAAGATGCTTGTTTACGAGAATTGAAAGAAGAGACAGGAATAAAGGGAAAAATAACTGGATTGATAGGGGTCTATGTTCAGAAAACAAAAGAATATGGGAATTTGATTGTTCTTGGTTATAAGGTCAGAACTTTCAATGAAAGTATTATTATAAGTAATGAAGTAAAAGAAGCAAAATTCATTAATTGGGAGAATTTACCGCAGATTCCTTTTTTGACTCACAGGAAGATGATAGCAGAAGTTTTTGAAAATAGATGA
- a CDS encoding zinc ribbon domain-containing protein, translating into MPTYEYLCENCGYKFEKFQQMSDNPIKKCPKCSKSIKRLIGKGMGIIFKGSGFYATDYRNNSSGNKTCCGRDERCDKPPCSR; encoded by the coding sequence ATGCCGACATATGAATATTTATGTGAAAACTGCGGTTATAAGTTTGAAAAGTTTCAACAGATGAGTGATAACCCAATTAAAAAATGCCCTAAATGTAGTAAGAGTATTAAACGCTTAATTGGCAAGGGGATGGGGATAATTTTTAAAGGCTCGGGTTTTTACGCAACTGATTACAGGAATAATTCCTCTGGTAATAAAACTTGCTGCGGCAGGGATGAGCGGTGCGATAAACCGCCTTGTTCGAGATGA
- a CDS encoding ARMT1-like domain-containing protein — MKTYLDCIPCFFKQALEAARMAGADKKMQKRILNKVAAILPEFSLTSSPPEMGRNIYGLAREITKKDDPYLKIKEKSNKLALSIYNKLKKKVEHSHDRLLMAVELAIAGNIIDYGVKNSLNVNVELARILDEENKTIKEENKEIFDYLRFKSVLKGAKTILYLADNAGETVFDRILIEEIKRIDKGKRIIYAVKEKPVINDALIKDAYMCGINKIAEVVSSGSDAPGTILSLCSKEFLLMYKKADMVISKGQGNFEALSDARREIFFLFMAKCPVIALDVGCRVGDVILFSHQGKGKGQLT, encoded by the coding sequence ATGAAAACCTATTTAGACTGTATTCCCTGTTTTTTTAAACAAGCTCTTGAAGCTGCAAGAATGGCTGGTGCAGATAAAAAGATGCAGAAGAGAATATTAAATAAAGTTGCCGCTATTCTACCGGAGTTCTCTTTAACTTCCTCGCCGCCGGAAATGGGCAGAAATATCTATGGGTTGGCTAGGGAGATAACTAAAAAAGATGACCCTTATTTAAAGATAAAAGAGAAAAGCAATAAACTTGCTTTGAGTATTTATAATAAATTGAAGAAGAAAGTAGAGCATTCACACGATAGGTTATTAATGGCAGTTGAGTTGGCTATTGCCGGGAATATAATTGATTACGGAGTAAAGAATTCTTTAAACGTCAATGTGGAATTAGCAAGGATTCTGGATGAAGAAAATAAAACCATTAAAGAAGAGAATAAAGAGATATTTGATTATCTAAGATTTAAGAGTGTTTTAAAAGGGGCAAAAACTATTCTTTATTTGGCTGATAATGCTGGAGAAACAGTTTTTGACCGCATTCTTATTGAGGAGATTAAAAGAATTGATAAAGGCAAAAGGATTATCTATGCTGTTAAAGAAAAGCCGGTTATTAACGATGCTTTGATTAAAGATGCTTATATGTGTGGAATTAATAAAATAGCAGAAGTTGTTTCTTCAGGTTCGGATGCTCCTGGGACAATTCTTTCGTTATGTTCAAAAGAGTTCTTATTAATGTATAAAAAAGCAGATATGGTTATTAGCAAGGGGCAGGGAAATTTTGAAGCGTTATCTGATGCCAGGCGTGAGATATTTTTTCTATTTATGGCTAAATGTCCGGTAATTGCTCTGGATGTTGGATGCAGGGTAGGAGATGTTATTCTGTTTTCTCATCAGGGTAAAGGAAAAGGGCAATTGACATAA
- a CDS encoding uracil-DNA glycosylase — protein sequence MSRKENCKWFDVCPLKRFYEQGKLDRKWIENYCWGDYLKCVRYKMENEGLYHSDNMMPDGTIDKNLK from the coding sequence ATGAGCCGTAAAGAAAATTGCAAATGGTTTGATGTTTGTCCTCTGAAGAGATTTTATGAGCAGGGTAAATTGGATAGAAAATGGATTGAGAATTATTGCTGGGGAGATTATTTAAAATGTGTAAGATATAAAATGGAAAATGAGGGTTTATATCATTCTGATAACATGATGCCGGACGGCACGATTGATAAAAATTTAAAATAA
- a CDS encoding Mrp/NBP35 family ATP-binding protein, which yields MQKTDQRGRIEQEKRLKERLSSIKHKIIVLSGKGGVGKTTIAVNLAYGLALKDYKVGILDVDIHGPNIAKMLGIEEKKLTGSELGMEPIKVLPGLKAVSLALLLDNKDQPIIWRGPLKMVTIKQFLSDVNWGELDYLIIDSPPGTGDEPLSVCQLIPDIDGAIIVTTPQDVAILDSRKSVLFTKELKVPVVGIIENMSGFRCPYCREEIDLFGIGGGEKAAFDLSVPFLGRVSVEPEIVKFGDSGKPFIHFKKETETAKIMDEIIDKVILYMKSNEP from the coding sequence GTGCAGAAAACAGATCAAAGAGGAAGAATTGAGCAAGAGAAGCGCCTTAAGGAAAGGCTCTCCAGTATAAAACATAAAATCATTGTTTTAAGCGGTAAAGGCGGAGTAGGTAAAACTACCATAGCAGTTAATTTAGCTTACGGTTTAGCTTTAAAGGATTATAAAGTTGGCATTTTGGATGTGGATATTCATGGTCCGAATATTGCTAAGATGCTGGGAATAGAAGAAAAAAAACTTACCGGGTCTGAATTAGGTATGGAGCCTATTAAGGTTTTACCTGGTTTAAAAGCAGTAAGTTTGGCGTTATTGTTAGACAATAAAGATCAGCCGATAATCTGGCGCGGGCCGCTTAAGATGGTTACTATAAAACAGTTTTTAAGCGATGTAAATTGGGGTGAATTAGATTATTTAATAATTGATTCTCCTCCCGGCACAGGCGATGAGCCTTTAAGTGTTTGTCAGCTTATTCCCGATATAGATGGTGCCATTATTGTTACAACACCGCAGGATGTAGCTATTTTGGATTCCAGGAAAAGCGTTTTATTTACTAAAGAATTAAAAGTGCCTGTTGTAGGAATAATTGAAAATATGAGCGGGTTTAGATGTCCTTATTGCAGGGAAGAGATAGATTTGTTTGGTATAGGCGGCGGTGAAAAAGCTGCTTTTGATTTAAGTGTTCCTTTTTTGGGAAGAGTTTCTGTTGAACCGGAAATAGTAAAATTTGGAGATTCCGGGAAGCCATTTATCCATTTTAAAAAGGAAACAGAAACAGCAAAAATTATGGATGAAATAATAGACAAAGTTATTCTCTATATGAAGAGCAATGAGCCGTAA
- a CDS encoding DUF169 domain-containing protein, translating to MLSQAPYFKKPFKYIGLNAEDAPDIVISYMAPGKIMSLIRMYHNHQGENLDISLSSMMSICGSIAVRTYLEEKITLSFGCDDSRKYADMGREYLAIGIPRKLFDIFVD from the coding sequence ATGCTTTCACAAGCGCCTTATTTTAAAAAGCCGTTTAAGTATATAGGGCTTAATGCCGAAGATGCACCGGACATTGTTATCTCGTATATGGCACCGGGGAAAATTATGAGTTTAATAAGAATGTATCATAATCACCAAGGCGAGAATTTAGATATCTCTTTATCCAGTATGATGTCTATATGCGGCAGTATTGCAGTAAGAACATATTTGGAAGAAAAGATTACCCTCTCTTTTGGCTGTGACGATTCGCGTAAATATGCTGATATGGGAAGAGAGTATTTGGCAATAGGTATCCCAAGAAAGTTATTTGATATATTTGTAGATTAA
- a CDS encoding DUF169 domain-containing protein, with amino-acid sequence MSNINLRFSSKFSSHWIKVKFYNQKPDLKEVKRLNGVRFCEATKKAILHPVLLDKESISCPGAQYAFGWTSDCKDELLQGCYSKGRIQKRIF; translated from the coding sequence ATGAGTAATATTAACCTGCGCTTTTCCAGTAAATTCAGCAGCCATTGGATCAAGGTGAAATTTTACAACCAAAAGCCGGATTTAAAGGAGGTTAAAAGACTAAATGGTGTCAGATTTTGTGAGGCTACCAAAAAAGCTATACTGCATCCTGTTCTTTTAGATAAAGAAAGTATCTCTTGCCCTGGTGCTCAATATGCTTTTGGATGGACGTCTGACTGTAAAGATGAGCTTTTGCAAGGCTGTTATAGTAAAGGGCGGATACAAAAAAGAATATTTTAA